From one Xiphophorus hellerii strain 12219 chromosome 18, Xiphophorus_hellerii-4.1, whole genome shotgun sequence genomic stretch:
- the LOC116737550 gene encoding gastrula zinc finger protein XlCGF57.1-like isoform X2 — MWRQQVKQRLDAAEEQRHEILDAAFSPEHRLHTSDVRPTAAVREDSPEEPRSDWDPEPVRIKEEQEELWDSVTGEQLDMNEEMESTRRRVKSEDEDEEEEEKPPVLLGALPSISSVNQMKSESDEEDGEGGRSRRISDPNTHGDTSSSSDTEVSEEEEGDDENHSDAQLKPLSDSEAETEGSEDDCEESGFRKVKGRIPSRAWSCAECSKRFASKRSLQSHMASHSQQRPDGKEEKCFSCDICGKSFKRKSHLNLHTIIHTGEKPFGCDVCKQRFGRKSHLNRHMTIHSGEKPFQCEKCGRKFASKCRLNSHQRVHSDEKPFGCDMCEQRFKDKSAANRHMKAHSGEEPIREKQFGCNQCTKRFTSKSCLNSHLRIHSGEKPFVCDLCGQKFFYKANLKAHIRIHTGEKPYSCDVCGQDFRSKSHLNTHQRIHTGEKPLNCDVCGQRFSRKSHLTRHMKVHTGEKPFGCIQCSKRFTNKTDLTFHLRIHTGEKPYACDFCGKRFMVKSAANKHMRVHSGVKPFGCHLCGQRFTAKPSVKKHMIIHTGEKPFCCKVCGYRFNLKTSLDRHVRIHTGEKPFGCDICGRHFNRKSTLNTHMKIHREEKVA; from the coding sequence ACGTTCGTCCCACTGCCGCCGTCAGAGAAGATTCCCCGGAGGAGCCCCGCTCTGACTGGGACCCAGAACCCGTCCGGATcaaggaggagcaggaggagctcTGGGACAGTGTGACGGGGGAGCAGCTGGACATGAATGAGGAGATGGAGAGCACCAGAAGAAGAGTGAAGAGTGAGGAcgaagatgaggaagaggaggagaagccTCCGGTCTTACTGGGCGCTCTCCCTAGCATCAGCTCAGTGAACCAGATGAAGTCAGAAAGCGATGAAGAGGATGGAGAAGGAGGAAGATCCAGAAGGATCTCAGATCCCAACACACATGGAGACACTTCCAGCTCTTCAGACACTGAGGtcagcgaggaagaggagggtgatGATGAGAACCATTCTGACGCTCAACTCAAGCCCTTGTCAGACTCCGAGGCTGAAACCGAAGGGAGTGAAGACGACTGTGAGGAGAGCGGCTTTCGCAAGGTGAAGGGGAGAATTCCCAGCAGAGCTTGGAGCTGCGCCGAGTGCAGTAAACGGTTCGCCTCCAAGCGCTCCCTTCAGAGTCACATGGCAAGTCATTCACAACAAAGACCTGACGGGAAGGAGGAGAAATGTTTTAGTTGTGACAtctgtgggaaaagtttcaaGAGAAAAAGTCACTTAAACCTTCACACAATAATCCACACAGGGGAGAAACCGTTTGGCTGCGACGTCTGCAAGCAAAGATTTGGTCGAAAGTCTCACCTGAACAGACACATGACCATCCACTCTGGGGAGAAACCCTTCCAGTGTGAGAAATGCGGCAGAAAGTTTGCTAGTAAATGCCGCCTCAACTCACACCAGAGAGTTCATTCTGACGAGAAACCATTTGGCTGCGACATGTGCGAGCAAAGATTCAAGGACAAGTCGGCAGCGAACCGACACATGAAAGCCCACTCTGGAGAGGAACCAATCAGAGAAAAGCAGTTTGGCTGCAACCAGTGCACTAAAAGGTTCACCAGTAAAAGTTGCTTGAATTCACACCTGCGAATCCACAGCGGAGAAAAACCGTTTGTTTGTGATCTCTGTGGGCAGAAATTCTTCTACAAGGCGAATCTGAAAGCACACATTCGGATTCACACAGGGGAGAAACCCTACAGCTGTGACGTGTGTGGACAAGACTTCAGATCCAAGTCGCATCTAAACACCCACCAGAGAATCCACACCGGAGAGAAGCCGCTCAACTGCGACGTCTGTGGACAACGATTCAGCCGCAAGTCGCATTTAACCAGACACATGAAGgtccacacaggagagaaacccTTTGGCTGCATTCAGTGCAGCAAGAGGTTCACCAACAAAACCGACCTGACCTTCCACCTGAGAATTCACACCGGGGAGAAACCATATGCCTGTGATTTCTGCGGGAAGAGATTCATGGTCAAATCAGCTGCAAACAAACACATGAGAGTGCATTCGGGAGTGAAGCCATTTGGCTGCCATCTCTGTGGGCAAAGGTTCACAGCGAAGCCCAGTGTGAAGAAACACATGATCATCCATACAGGGGAGAAACCCTTCTGCTGCAAAGTCTGCGGGTATAGATTCAACCTGAAGACCAGTTTAGACAGACACGttaggatccacactggagaaaaACCATTTGGTTGTGACATTTGTGGACGGCACTTTAACCGCAAGTCCACCTTAAATACACACATGAAGATCCACAGAGAAGAGAAAGTTGCCTAG
- the LOC116737550 gene encoding gastrula zinc finger protein XlCGF57.1-like isoform X3, producing MDSSKGCTGRQWKETTPGRSNRIRTRLDVRPTAAVREDSPEEPRSDWDPEPVRIKEEQEELWDSVTGEQLDMNEEMESTRRRVKSEDEDEEEEEKPPVLLGALPSISSVNQMKSESDEEDGEGGRSRRISDPNTHGDTSSSSDTEVSEEEEGDDENHSDAQLKPLSDSEAETEGSEDDCEESGFRKVKGRIPSRAWSCAECSKRFASKRSLQSHMASHSQQRPDGKEEKCFSCDICGKSFKRKSHLNLHTIIHTGEKPFGCDVCKQRFGRKSHLNRHMTIHSGEKPFQCEKCGRKFASKCRLNSHQRVHSDEKPFGCDMCEQRFKDKSAANRHMKAHSGEEPIREKQFGCNQCTKRFTSKSCLNSHLRIHSGEKPFVCDLCGQKFFYKANLKAHIRIHTGEKPYSCDVCGQDFRSKSHLNTHQRIHTGEKPLNCDVCGQRFSRKSHLTRHMKVHTGEKPFGCIQCSKRFTNKTDLTFHLRIHTGEKPYACDFCGKRFMVKSAANKHMRVHSGVKPFGCHLCGQRFTAKPSVKKHMIIHTGEKPFCCKVCGYRFNLKTSLDRHVRIHTGEKPFGCDICGRHFNRKSTLNTHMKIHREEKVA from the exons atggattctTCCAAGGGATGCACAGGGCGACAGTGGAAAGAAACAACTCCAGGACGTTCtaacagaatcagaaccaggcTCG ACGTTCGTCCCACTGCCGCCGTCAGAGAAGATTCCCCGGAGGAGCCCCGCTCTGACTGGGACCCAGAACCCGTCCGGATcaaggaggagcaggaggagctcTGGGACAGTGTGACGGGGGAGCAGCTGGACATGAATGAGGAGATGGAGAGCACCAGAAGAAGAGTGAAGAGTGAGGAcgaagatgaggaagaggaggagaagccTCCGGTCTTACTGGGCGCTCTCCCTAGCATCAGCTCAGTGAACCAGATGAAGTCAGAAAGCGATGAAGAGGATGGAGAAGGAGGAAGATCCAGAAGGATCTCAGATCCCAACACACATGGAGACACTTCCAGCTCTTCAGACACTGAGGtcagcgaggaagaggagggtgatGATGAGAACCATTCTGACGCTCAACTCAAGCCCTTGTCAGACTCCGAGGCTGAAACCGAAGGGAGTGAAGACGACTGTGAGGAGAGCGGCTTTCGCAAGGTGAAGGGGAGAATTCCCAGCAGAGCTTGGAGCTGCGCCGAGTGCAGTAAACGGTTCGCCTCCAAGCGCTCCCTTCAGAGTCACATGGCAAGTCATTCACAACAAAGACCTGACGGGAAGGAGGAGAAATGTTTTAGTTGTGACAtctgtgggaaaagtttcaaGAGAAAAAGTCACTTAAACCTTCACACAATAATCCACACAGGGGAGAAACCGTTTGGCTGCGACGTCTGCAAGCAAAGATTTGGTCGAAAGTCTCACCTGAACAGACACATGACCATCCACTCTGGGGAGAAACCCTTCCAGTGTGAGAAATGCGGCAGAAAGTTTGCTAGTAAATGCCGCCTCAACTCACACCAGAGAGTTCATTCTGACGAGAAACCATTTGGCTGCGACATGTGCGAGCAAAGATTCAAGGACAAGTCGGCAGCGAACCGACACATGAAAGCCCACTCTGGAGAGGAACCAATCAGAGAAAAGCAGTTTGGCTGCAACCAGTGCACTAAAAGGTTCACCAGTAAAAGTTGCTTGAATTCACACCTGCGAATCCACAGCGGAGAAAAACCGTTTGTTTGTGATCTCTGTGGGCAGAAATTCTTCTACAAGGCGAATCTGAAAGCACACATTCGGATTCACACAGGGGAGAAACCCTACAGCTGTGACGTGTGTGGACAAGACTTCAGATCCAAGTCGCATCTAAACACCCACCAGAGAATCCACACCGGAGAGAAGCCGCTCAACTGCGACGTCTGTGGACAACGATTCAGCCGCAAGTCGCATTTAACCAGACACATGAAGgtccacacaggagagaaacccTTTGGCTGCATTCAGTGCAGCAAGAGGTTCACCAACAAAACCGACCTGACCTTCCACCTGAGAATTCACACCGGGGAGAAACCATATGCCTGTGATTTCTGCGGGAAGAGATTCATGGTCAAATCAGCTGCAAACAAACACATGAGAGTGCATTCGGGAGTGAAGCCATTTGGCTGCCATCTCTGTGGGCAAAGGTTCACAGCGAAGCCCAGTGTGAAGAAACACATGATCATCCATACAGGGGAGAAACCCTTCTGCTGCAAAGTCTGCGGGTATAGATTCAACCTGAAGACCAGTTTAGACAGACACGttaggatccacactggagaaaaACCATTTGGTTGTGACATTTGTGGACGGCACTTTAACCGCAAGTCCACCTTAAATACACACATGAAGATCCACAGAGAAGAGAAAGTTGCCTAG
- the timm50 gene encoding mitochondrial import inner membrane translocase subunit TIM50 — MSAMFPMCVRASRSLLRFQSGTSAASSPQQVLDIIRTLSTEKNPPGTGGATGGLAQAILQERLQRSQGQPPPEGDPGQKDREQTEDRKQKENSAYAKKMVLRLAGLMGVGGAASLVYIFGTNSEDEQGNRIPDEFDKDPPVVQQLRRTYKYFKDYRQMIIEPTSPKLLPDPLKEPYYQPPYTLVLELTDVLLHPEWSLSTGWRFKKRPGIDFLFQQLAPLYEIVIFTAETGMTAYPLIDSIDPQGFVMYRLFRDATRYMEGHHVKDVSCLNRASSKVIVVDCKREAFQLQPFNGLALRKWDGNSDDRTLYDLANFLKAIALSGVDDVRGVLENYALEDDPIEAFKRRQAQLAQEEQQRLADLSQQKKPALSLGSITTRFWRSKQQ; from the exons ATGTCCGCGATGTTCCCCATGTGTGTGAGAGCCAGCCGGAGCCTTCTGCGGTTCCAGAGCGGGACGTCAGCTGCTTCCAGCCCGCAGCAGGTGCTGGATATCATCCGGACTCTGTCCACGGAGAAGAACCCACCCGGTACCGGCGGTGCGACGGGAGGGCTAGCCCAGGCTATCCTCCAGGAGAGGCTTCAGCGGAGTCAG GGTCAGCCACCACCAGAGGGCGATCCGGGTCAGAAGGACAGAGAGCAGACGGAGGACAGGAAGCAGAAGGAGAACTCGGCCTACGCCAAGAAGATGGTGCTGCGGCTGGCGGGGCTCATGGGCGTGGGCGGGGCCGCCAGCCTCGTCTACATCTTTG GGACAAATTCAGAGGACGAGCAAGGAAACAGG ATTCCTGATGAGTTCGATAAAG ATCCGCCCGTCGTGCAGCAGCTCAGGAGAACCTACAAGTACTTCAAGGACTACCGACAG ATGATCATCGAACCGACGAGTCCAAAGCTGCTTCCCGACCCGCTGAAGGAGCCGTACTACCAGCCGCCGTACACGCTGGTTCTGGAGCTGACCGACGTTCTGCTGCACCCGGAGTGGTCG CTGTCCACCGGGTGGCGCTTCAAGAAGCGGCCCGGCATCGACTTCCTGTTCCAGCAGCTGGCGCCGCTCTACGAGATCGTCATCTTCACGGCCGAGACGGGCATG ACGGCGTACCCTCTGATCGACAGCATCGACCCGCAGGGCTTCGTCATGTACCGCCTCTTCAGGGACGCCACGCGCTACATGGAGGGGCACCATGTCAAG GACGTGTCGTGCCTGAACCGGGCCAGCAGTAAGGTGATCGTGGTGGACTGTAAGCGCGAGGCGTTCCAGCTGCAGCCCTTCAACGGCCTGGCGCTCAGGAAGTGGGACGGAAACTCCGACGACCGGACCCTCTATGACCTCGCCAACTTCCTGAAGG CCATCGCTCTGAGCGGCGTGGACGACGTGCGCGGCGTTCTGGAGAACTACGCCCTGGAGGACGACCCCATCGAGGCCTTCAAACGCCGCCAGGCCCAGCTGGCCCAG gaggagcagcagcgcCTGGCGGACCTCTCGCAACAGAAGAAGCCGGCTCTCTCTCTGGGCTCCATCACGACCCGGTTCTGGCGGTCCAAGCAGCAGTGA
- the LOC116737550 gene encoding gastrula zinc finger protein XlCGF57.1-like isoform X1, giving the protein MWRQQVKQRLDAAEEQRHEILDAAFSPEHRLHTSGLEIYLLHQGWELQAGSCFSQNSGDVRPTAAVREDSPEEPRSDWDPEPVRIKEEQEELWDSVTGEQLDMNEEMESTRRRVKSEDEDEEEEEKPPVLLGALPSISSVNQMKSESDEEDGEGGRSRRISDPNTHGDTSSSSDTEVSEEEEGDDENHSDAQLKPLSDSEAETEGSEDDCEESGFRKVKGRIPSRAWSCAECSKRFASKRSLQSHMASHSQQRPDGKEEKCFSCDICGKSFKRKSHLNLHTIIHTGEKPFGCDVCKQRFGRKSHLNRHMTIHSGEKPFQCEKCGRKFASKCRLNSHQRVHSDEKPFGCDMCEQRFKDKSAANRHMKAHSGEEPIREKQFGCNQCTKRFTSKSCLNSHLRIHSGEKPFVCDLCGQKFFYKANLKAHIRIHTGEKPYSCDVCGQDFRSKSHLNTHQRIHTGEKPLNCDVCGQRFSRKSHLTRHMKVHTGEKPFGCIQCSKRFTNKTDLTFHLRIHTGEKPYACDFCGKRFMVKSAANKHMRVHSGVKPFGCHLCGQRFTAKPSVKKHMIIHTGEKPFCCKVCGYRFNLKTSLDRHVRIHTGEKPFGCDICGRHFNRKSTLNTHMKIHREEKVA; this is encoded by the coding sequence ACGTTCGTCCCACTGCCGCCGTCAGAGAAGATTCCCCGGAGGAGCCCCGCTCTGACTGGGACCCAGAACCCGTCCGGATcaaggaggagcaggaggagctcTGGGACAGTGTGACGGGGGAGCAGCTGGACATGAATGAGGAGATGGAGAGCACCAGAAGAAGAGTGAAGAGTGAGGAcgaagatgaggaagaggaggagaagccTCCGGTCTTACTGGGCGCTCTCCCTAGCATCAGCTCAGTGAACCAGATGAAGTCAGAAAGCGATGAAGAGGATGGAGAAGGAGGAAGATCCAGAAGGATCTCAGATCCCAACACACATGGAGACACTTCCAGCTCTTCAGACACTGAGGtcagcgaggaagaggagggtgatGATGAGAACCATTCTGACGCTCAACTCAAGCCCTTGTCAGACTCCGAGGCTGAAACCGAAGGGAGTGAAGACGACTGTGAGGAGAGCGGCTTTCGCAAGGTGAAGGGGAGAATTCCCAGCAGAGCTTGGAGCTGCGCCGAGTGCAGTAAACGGTTCGCCTCCAAGCGCTCCCTTCAGAGTCACATGGCAAGTCATTCACAACAAAGACCTGACGGGAAGGAGGAGAAATGTTTTAGTTGTGACAtctgtgggaaaagtttcaaGAGAAAAAGTCACTTAAACCTTCACACAATAATCCACACAGGGGAGAAACCGTTTGGCTGCGACGTCTGCAAGCAAAGATTTGGTCGAAAGTCTCACCTGAACAGACACATGACCATCCACTCTGGGGAGAAACCCTTCCAGTGTGAGAAATGCGGCAGAAAGTTTGCTAGTAAATGCCGCCTCAACTCACACCAGAGAGTTCATTCTGACGAGAAACCATTTGGCTGCGACATGTGCGAGCAAAGATTCAAGGACAAGTCGGCAGCGAACCGACACATGAAAGCCCACTCTGGAGAGGAACCAATCAGAGAAAAGCAGTTTGGCTGCAACCAGTGCACTAAAAGGTTCACCAGTAAAAGTTGCTTGAATTCACACCTGCGAATCCACAGCGGAGAAAAACCGTTTGTTTGTGATCTCTGTGGGCAGAAATTCTTCTACAAGGCGAATCTGAAAGCACACATTCGGATTCACACAGGGGAGAAACCCTACAGCTGTGACGTGTGTGGACAAGACTTCAGATCCAAGTCGCATCTAAACACCCACCAGAGAATCCACACCGGAGAGAAGCCGCTCAACTGCGACGTCTGTGGACAACGATTCAGCCGCAAGTCGCATTTAACCAGACACATGAAGgtccacacaggagagaaacccTTTGGCTGCATTCAGTGCAGCAAGAGGTTCACCAACAAAACCGACCTGACCTTCCACCTGAGAATTCACACCGGGGAGAAACCATATGCCTGTGATTTCTGCGGGAAGAGATTCATGGTCAAATCAGCTGCAAACAAACACATGAGAGTGCATTCGGGAGTGAAGCCATTTGGCTGCCATCTCTGTGGGCAAAGGTTCACAGCGAAGCCCAGTGTGAAGAAACACATGATCATCCATACAGGGGAGAAACCCTTCTGCTGCAAAGTCTGCGGGTATAGATTCAACCTGAAGACCAGTTTAGACAGACACGttaggatccacactggagaaaaACCATTTGGTTGTGACATTTGTGGACGGCACTTTAACCGCAAGTCCACCTTAAATACACACATGAAGATCCACAGAGAAGAGAAAGTTGCCTAG